A window from Megalobrama amblycephala isolate DHTTF-2021 linkage group LG9, ASM1881202v1, whole genome shotgun sequence encodes these proteins:
- the LOC125275156 gene encoding perforin-1-like isoform X1, whose product MMGQFQVYLVVFWALLLITISAEDDTGASKECENAPFVPGYNLAGEGFDVVTMERKGSYVINMEKWDLGNGTCKLRKNSYMNGIKQKLPAAVKDWRTLPKCSMKVTSQIFESSEALVNDSSSALSVDWKVGLDVKAPGASFGSTHSREAKFAMTKSKQDKYSFTKHKVACSFYRYCVAEKPPLNEEFIEAITSLPASYDPDAYRNLITTYGTHYIKDVKLGGQMKAITAFKTCQATVSGLTDTAVKDCLDVEASGSYNAATVKTESHFCKEQKRKMGTNQKFSTMFSERQTEIIGGNINGEDLLFSGSSHPNSLKNWLESLKSLPDIVRYSLKPLHFLLSAKHPARKGLKRAVEKYIIENALMKVCSESCKIGKKCSARDRCACVCEGSQIIKSNCCPAEKGLATLKVYKLRANGLYGDTFTQTDGSVLVKYGTQSKHTEIINNNDNPRWPETFEFGPIKISMANTKLTFKVYHSQK is encoded by the exons ATG ATGGGGCAGTTCCAAGTTTACCTTGTTGTTTTCTGGGCATTGCTTCTCATAACCATTTCTGCAGAAGATGACACAGGTGCATCAAAAGAGTGTGAGAATGCTCCCTTTGTTCCAGGATACAATCTTGCTGGAGAGGGATTTGATGTTGTGACCATGGAGCGAAAAGGATCTTACGTGATCAACATGGAGAAATGGGATTTAGGAAACGGCACTTGTAAATTGCGCAAAAACAGTTACATGAATGGAATAAAACAGAAGCTACCAGCAGCAGTTAAAGACTGGAGGACTTTGCCAAAGTGTTCAATGAAAGTCACCAGTCAGATCTTTGAATCAAGTGAAGCACTGGTCAATGATTCCTCATCAGCACTTTCGGTCGACTGGAAAGTTGGTTTAGATGTGAAGGCTCCTGGAGCTTCGTTCGGAAGCACTCATTCCAGGGAAGCGAAATTTGCAAtgacaaaatcaaaacaagacaaATACAGTTTCACCAAACATAAAGTTGCATGCAGCTTTTACAG ATATTGTGTAGCTGAAAAGCCTCCTCTTAATGAAGAGTTTATTGAAGCAATCACATCACTCCCTGCATCCTACGATCCAGACGCCTACCGCAACCTGATCACCACATATGGCACTCACTATATCAAAGATGTCAAGTTAGGGGGGCAAATGAAAGCCATAACAGCCTTCAAAACCTGTCAGGCAACAGTGAGTGGGCTTACAGATACTGCGGTAAAAGACTGTTTGGATGTAGAAGCCTCTGGTTCATACAATGCAGCAACTGTGAAGACAGAAAGCCATTTTTGTAAAGAACAGAAAAGGAAGATGGGCACAAATCAAAAGTTCAGCACCATGTTCAGTGAGCGTCAGACAGAAATTATCGGAGGAAACATAAATGGAGAAGATCTGCTTTTTTCTGGTTCATCACACCCAAATTCCCTTAAGAACTGGCTTGAGTCTTTGAAGAGCCTACCTGACATTGTGCGTTACTCTCTGAAACCCCTCCATTTCTTACTGAGTGCTAAACATCCTGCCAGGAAAGGACTGAAGAGAGCTGTTGAAAAATACATAATTGAAAATGCCCTCATGAAAGTTTGCTCTGAGTCTTGCAAGATTGGCAAGAAGTGCAGTGCAAGAGACAGATGTGCTTGTGTTTGTGAAGGTAGTCAGATTATAAAGTCTAACTGCTGTCCAGCTGAAAAAGGACTTGCCACCCTGAAAGTTTACAAGCTTAGAGCCAATGGTTTGTATGGAGATACATTTACACAAACAGATGGCTCTGTATTAGTTAAATATGGCACACAAAGCAAGCACACTgagattattaataataatgacaatccACGTTGGCCAGAAACATTTGAGTTTGGTCCTATTAAGATCAGCATGGCCAATACCAAACTAACTTTTAAAGTATATCACTCTCAGAAATAA
- the LOC125275156 gene encoding perforin-1-like isoform X2: MGQFQVYLVVFWALLLITISAEDDTGASKECENAPFVPGYNLAGEGFDVVTMERKGSYVINMEKWDLGNGTCKLRKNSYMNGIKQKLPAAVKDWRTLPKCSMKVTSQIFESSEALVNDSSSALSVDWKVGLDVKAPGASFGSTHSREAKFAMTKSKQDKYSFTKHKVACSFYRYCVAEKPPLNEEFIEAITSLPASYDPDAYRNLITTYGTHYIKDVKLGGQMKAITAFKTCQATVSGLTDTAVKDCLDVEASGSYNAATVKTESHFCKEQKRKMGTNQKFSTMFSERQTEIIGGNINGEDLLFSGSSHPNSLKNWLESLKSLPDIVRYSLKPLHFLLSAKHPARKGLKRAVEKYIIENALMKVCSESCKIGKKCSARDRCACVCEGSQIIKSNCCPAEKGLATLKVYKLRANGLYGDTFTQTDGSVLVKYGTQSKHTEIINNNDNPRWPETFEFGPIKISMANTKLTFKVYHSQK; this comes from the exons ATGGGGCAGTTCCAAGTTTACCTTGTTGTTTTCTGGGCATTGCTTCTCATAACCATTTCTGCAGAAGATGACACAGGTGCATCAAAAGAGTGTGAGAATGCTCCCTTTGTTCCAGGATACAATCTTGCTGGAGAGGGATTTGATGTTGTGACCATGGAGCGAAAAGGATCTTACGTGATCAACATGGAGAAATGGGATTTAGGAAACGGCACTTGTAAATTGCGCAAAAACAGTTACATGAATGGAATAAAACAGAAGCTACCAGCAGCAGTTAAAGACTGGAGGACTTTGCCAAAGTGTTCAATGAAAGTCACCAGTCAGATCTTTGAATCAAGTGAAGCACTGGTCAATGATTCCTCATCAGCACTTTCGGTCGACTGGAAAGTTGGTTTAGATGTGAAGGCTCCTGGAGCTTCGTTCGGAAGCACTCATTCCAGGGAAGCGAAATTTGCAAtgacaaaatcaaaacaagacaaATACAGTTTCACCAAACATAAAGTTGCATGCAGCTTTTACAG ATATTGTGTAGCTGAAAAGCCTCCTCTTAATGAAGAGTTTATTGAAGCAATCACATCACTCCCTGCATCCTACGATCCAGACGCCTACCGCAACCTGATCACCACATATGGCACTCACTATATCAAAGATGTCAAGTTAGGGGGGCAAATGAAAGCCATAACAGCCTTCAAAACCTGTCAGGCAACAGTGAGTGGGCTTACAGATACTGCGGTAAAAGACTGTTTGGATGTAGAAGCCTCTGGTTCATACAATGCAGCAACTGTGAAGACAGAAAGCCATTTTTGTAAAGAACAGAAAAGGAAGATGGGCACAAATCAAAAGTTCAGCACCATGTTCAGTGAGCGTCAGACAGAAATTATCGGAGGAAACATAAATGGAGAAGATCTGCTTTTTTCTGGTTCATCACACCCAAATTCCCTTAAGAACTGGCTTGAGTCTTTGAAGAGCCTACCTGACATTGTGCGTTACTCTCTGAAACCCCTCCATTTCTTACTGAGTGCTAAACATCCTGCCAGGAAAGGACTGAAGAGAGCTGTTGAAAAATACATAATTGAAAATGCCCTCATGAAAGTTTGCTCTGAGTCTTGCAAGATTGGCAAGAAGTGCAGTGCAAGAGACAGATGTGCTTGTGTTTGTGAAGGTAGTCAGATTATAAAGTCTAACTGCTGTCCAGCTGAAAAAGGACTTGCCACCCTGAAAGTTTACAAGCTTAGAGCCAATGGTTTGTATGGAGATACATTTACACAAACAGATGGCTCTGTATTAGTTAAATATGGCACACAAAGCAAGCACACTgagattattaataataatgacaatccACGTTGGCCAGAAACATTTGAGTTTGGTCCTATTAAGATCAGCATGGCCAATACCAAACTAACTTTTAAAGTATATCACTCTCAGAAATAA